The segment AAGTGCCATTGAACTCCTTGTTGTTATATACAAATAAGTGTTTTCTCTTGGTGAATCTGGTAGAAATACTCTTTTTGAAACAAACTGTCTTTTGACTGTATGTAAAATGCAGAAATCCGGCTAGATTATTGCATAATTAGTTTTAGAGCTTCCTGTGCAGCATTTGGCAACATGCACTGTTGGAAATAGATACTTTATAATATAGATGAACTATAACCTGTAACCAAATGCTAATTTCTGTGTACCTCTGACCCTTACTGGATAGTCCTGAAAATGTATCAGTGATTTGCCAATGTAAGGAAGCTGGCGATGTGATATAAATAGCTTTTCTGACAAACCTGTTGCTTGAACTTACTGCCTTTGTTAGACTACATCTGCACTCTGAGCTAGGGATGTGATTCCTAGCTCGTGAGGACATTAGTCTCACTAGCTCTCATCTGAgcaagcatgctaaaaatagcatagGTGCAGTAGCATGTGCACTGGCAGCGGCAGAGTGGATAGCCATATAGAGTACAAACCCACCTGAATTGCAGGGTATATATTTGGAGTGGCTAGCCCATGCCACTGCCATCTGTGGTACTTGTAACTTCACTACTGGTGCACAACCTGTGGCCccagggccacatgcagcccattggggttctatatgtggcgcgtgagacattttgtttattgttgcctacacacagggttgccagattccgctggtttccatccacatagttttttccctaccagtattactaaagtgacatgtgcGTAAAGCAacggcacatgaagtgaggtgtgagcTGCCTGCACACACCATTGACTGCGAGAGCTGAGTgtgccctctgcatccagtcaaagtatTGCTATGGTTCAGTTGCTGCCCCTTGCAAATTCTAGGTCCACGAGCACAGTTAGCAAATCTGCCCCGatcccgggagactgtcttggggtatgtctacactaccaccctagttcgaactaggggggtaatgtaggcaaccggagttgcaaatgaagcccgggatttgaatttcccgggcttcatttgcatcttgccgggcgccgccattttaaaatgtccgctagtgcagactccgtgccacgcggctacacgcggcaggaactaggtagttcggactaggcttcctatttcacgaggagtaacggtagttcagaataggaagcctagtccgaactacctagtccgtgccacgtgtagccgcgcggcacgcagtctgcactagcggacatttaaaaatggcggtgcccggcaagatgcaaatgaagcccgggagattcaaatcccgggcttcatttgcaactccggttgcctacattaccaccctagttcgaactagggtggtagtgtagacatacccttggttacaagtcttgaggcccactgagatgaaggaggttgcccatcactgatttaTAACATGCTTGCTCAGATGAGAGCTAGTACAGGTATATCTTTGAGCACTGGGAATCGCACCCCTCAGTTGgcgtgtagacatatcctaagaaaGGGGAGCACaggactaagggtatgtttacactataaagttaattcgaactaacagacgttagttcgaattaactttgataggcgctacacatgcaaaccgctagttcgaacttaattcgaactagcggagcgcttaattcgaactaggtaaacctcattctacgaggactaacgcctagtttgaattaagtagttcgaattaagggctgtgtagccacttaatttgaactagtgggaggctagccctccccagctctccctggtggccactctgggcaccactagggaaactcttctgccccccttccggagcccttaaaggggcatgggctggctacggtgcccgtgccaggtgcaagcctgccagcacccagccagcagaccctgcacctggcacggctcaagccagccacccgctgccacccagccctccgcctcttcccaggaccaggctggcggctcccgggagcctgcccaggtccgcaagaggcgggcgcccgcctggtctagtgcggagatcatggacctcatccacgacctccgcactaggcacaggaaagtggccgtctagggcaggatagttgccagcctggccacccaggagcaggtttgcatgaaaatcaaggtggtccactgagacccccgaccctgagcttagaatggccatactgggtcagaccaaaggtccatctatcccagtagcctgtctgtcaacagcggtcaacactaggtaccctggaggggatggaccaaagacaatgaccaagccatttgtctcgtgccatccatctccagccttccacaaacagaggccaaggacaccattcctaccccttggctaacaccactccatggacccaacctccatcactttatctcacttctctttaaactctgttctagttctagccttcacagcctcctgcacaaggagttccacaggttgactatttgctttgtgaagaagaactttctgctgttagtttgaagcctgctacccattcatttcatttggtgtcctttagtccttctattatgggaactaatgaagaacttttctttatgcaccctctccacaccactcatgcttttagagacctctgtcctgtcccccctccatctcctcttttctaagctgaaaagtcccagtctctttagcctctcttcacatgggacctgttccaaacccctgatattgtagttgccctcccctctcccaccctctgtcttcccctctcccacctccttttcccagtctcccccagtttagttcaataaagagagtgtctatttttgaacacacgtgtcctttattttgtacatcaggaagggagactagggaggggtaagtggaaggaggtgagggaggaatggggtacgagcccccgatggggaggactgggctggctctgcgggctcctcggggtggaagcctTCCTtaagccccttgattgacacaccctcccccggatggcagcctgcggcaattgtagccgggctgatggccgagtgctgtgatgtgccgagtgtgggcactcagggcactccaagccaggactgctttgcaagcggggaagccctgagaactgtctgtccggggtgggggtcgggtccctttaagcacagccctcggctagcctgagacagcagctccacactctaagtcctcctctgatgccctgccggcactgcttccggccatccttaacctcggttcagggttcactcagtgtggacatgctagttcgaattagcaaaacgctaattcgaactagtttttaagcgtagatgcgctaattcgaattatcttagttagttcgaattagtgctgtagtgtagacataccctaaatgctaCATAATTGTGCAGCATGTTTCCCTGGAtgctggcccagctgtgctgACTAGTCCAGAGATGGGAAGAAATGACTTCTCCTCTCCTTCTCATTCTCCTGTCCTTTTGAGTTAATTTCCAGTTCCTGCATGCTGGGAACTCAAAGACTGAGATTATACCTGCCATTTGGACCTTTTCTCTTTGTCCCACCCTTGTGCAGGTCTAGACACAATTTATCCCAGAGTGATTCATGCTTCATGATGTCAAAGAATGAGAAAGATATTTGGATCTTATATTTAATTCAATATCCCATTTCATCAGATTTTATGGAGTATATTTTGCATTAGGTGGCTAATAACCATAACAAAGCTCAGTcgctttttctgttccttcttgaGCATTTTGATCCTAATTCCAAGTTAATATTGTTTGTTATTGGTGGTTCCCAGATTCTCTATTACCTTTGCATCTTATATTTCTGTTTATCCTCATTGTTGCTTAATAGCAAATCTCATCATGGTTCCCTTTCTTATTTATGCGCACACTGAATAGCAAATCATTCCTGTACACGATGTGCAAGCAACCCTGCCAATCACTTTCCTCCTCTTAATGTCATTTACTCTGCAATTATGTAATTAAAGTCTCCAGTAACTAGCAATTTGGCCATTTTACGCACTGGTGCCATGTGTGCAATCATTTAATAATCCAGTCGTTCTTTCTCGTTGGGTGGTTTGTAATATGCTGTGCTGCTATCATTCATATTACTCCTTGAAAGATCTCTAATCTCAAACCGTGGCTGGCTGCCATGTCAAGCAAGGTTCTTTCATATGctctttttaattgtttttcGTAATTATGTTAATGCTACACTTTCTCTGAACCACCAGATGATCACTTTAAATCCCCAGGTTTTGTCTTTGCCAGTGATGTCATACTCTTTTGGTTCAAGGTTGAGATTATTCAGAGTTTGTGGGTTACTGCTAATTTTAGCTGGACTGTTTGTATAAATACCCATCAAAGTGCCTAGAGTAATAGGCAGACTCCCTTTTAGTATGTTTTTCCTGGGGCTAAACAGACAAAATCGTTGTTTTCAATACTAAATCTGGCAGTAGGTAAACagaattttgcttttgtttttaaataatggccATTCAAAAAAATGCAATGTATTAATCTTTGTAAAGAAATTAATAGATCAGAGAGAATATTATTTTTTTAGATATATAACAAACATGacatcattaagggtatgtctacactaccaccctagtttgaactagggtggttaatgtaggcaaccgaagttgcaaatgaagcccgggatttaatatcccgggcttcatttgcatcttgccgggcgctgccatttttaaagccccggtagttcggactccgtgcccgtggctacacgcggcacggagtaggtagttcggattaggctctctaatccgaagtaccgttactcctcatggaacgaggtgtaccagtagttcggattagagagcctaatccgaactaccggggctttaaaaatggcggcacctggcaagatgcaaatgaagcccgggatatttaaatcccgagcttcatttgcaactttggttgcctacattaaccaccctagttcgaactagggtggtagtgtagacatacccttagggattgaATCTGAAGAAAGTTTAATAGAACtaaataaaggaaaatataaattggctaagggtacatctacacagaaacattatttcaaaataactaatattatttcgaaataacgtagtccacgtctacacagcaggcagttatttgaaataatgctgaagtactgtcaagctggaggacttcttactccgactcctgtaacctccattatatgaggagtaagagaagttagAGGAAGACtgctgtacagtaattcctcatttaacatgtgctcacttaacatgttttcgtgatagcatgatttttttttagggaacgttttttgaattatacgaccgtccctggaataacacagtttccccagccagcccatttccAGCGGCTGCGCAGGgattcccccgcctccctgcaaagcggcggagggttcactGCTCGCTGCGCTCTTCTACGGCGATCCCCCATCGCCGGACGCAGTGTGAgtcccaaatttcaaaataaggcactattcagacaaatcccttaacccttgaaggttacagggatgctggaatagcgtgCCTGCTACTTCGGGAAATAGCAGGTGCCTTTAAAGACACAACATTACTATTTTGTGATACTTCCGGTATTCCGAAAGAGCAAtgcagtctggacgtaccctaagTGGTTACTAATATTTGAAGGGTATAAACAGCATCTAGTGGAGTGGAACTGTTTAAAAGTGGCAAACATAGCGAGAGCTCCAATCCAGCGATGAGCGGTGAAAACCTATGGGAATAAAAAAAAGGAATATAACTAAGAGTAGGGTTGCAGAAATTAAAGATGGAAAAGCCCCACCTGAAAAGGAAAATTTAGATAGGCTATCAAGAAACCGTCTTAATGGTGAAATCTATCATGCTGTGGAATAATAGTCTTCCCCTGTATGTACTGGAAGGAGCAATCCTTTACTGGAAGCAAGATGAACTAAAAGATCTGTTAGGTCTCTTTCATCTCTAATTGCATGCAAGCTACAAAATAAACACACTGTATGTAGTGTGAAACTTTGAAGCTAGATACCATGGTAGTACCTAGGAATCAGAATGACTTGGGTACTTTATAAATAGACTAGTTAAGTATAAAAAAcaattagtagtcctgtggcatcttatagactaacaagaatatataggatcatgagcttgcATGGGTAAAACCAACTTTACCAGATGAGCTGTCgtgaaaataacagaatccaagatgtatataacagcaaaagcagttacctgtcaattgtaggacccatgttaatgaagctaattaagtaggctgaatgtgtcccattcatagctgaGACTTTTTAGATAAACATACTGTCACTTCTCCCACACCTTGTCTAGCATTCTCCTGTATCATCACAATATGAGACTCCAGTACAAAAACtgttttttggggagaggggcatTAATGAAAAATTGTGTCTCAGTCCACTGAACTGAACTTTATTACAAACAAGAACTTTTATGTTTGTTACTGACTTTGGGGTAAAGGGAGGGACTGGCTTAGCTGCacaaacagaattcaaaatgctGTTACACAggggctgtctagactgcatcccttttccgtaagaggaataagggatctttcggaaaaggctttattttccgaaagatccgcatctagactggcgcttttttctggcaaagctccgagccggaaaaaaagcggcagccatttttatgcaaatgaagcaggggggatttgcaattgcgatgtgtctaatttgcatcccttttacagaaaagggatgcagtctagacacagccaggttgaacctctcttaggctgacactctctggtctggcaacatccatggtccggcatgatttagttagctggatgttcacttatcatggttgtggccaagtttcctgtggtcccataaagtttgtttacagccaccagattTGGCTATCAACGTTCTGTGCTGGGtttttttagctctaatttacccctaattgtcttctaagagcccagtaagcagtggaagtgttgacaatgctgctaaacaatattgacctcctgtggttcagcaaattctctggtttggcaccagtcaggtcttgagggtgctggattagagaggttcaacctgtattgccaATAGCTATGTATATTTGATCCTTCAAATTTCACAGCAGGGAGTGAAGCCATGGCTGGAGTGTGAATCAACAGATACAGGAATGTTCCCAGGTAGGAATAATTAAAGACAAAAGGAATCAACTTCTTCAAAATCAGCAGATTTCTGTTCTGTCCCAGCTATGAGCTCATCTCGTTTGCAACTGTTCCAGATGCTTTCATTGATCTTTTCAGGAGGCTTGCCTACCCTCCAGAACTGGTCTGGAATCTCCCCGAAACGGCATCAATTTCCCAGTATTATTGGaagcaatcctggagattttaataggctATTTTAAGAACATGACATTACatcatgttgggggggggggggggggcgggagggacggGGGCCTCGAGGGTGAAATCTCCTGGAATAGATTCTGTCAAATTTGGCAACTCTGTTTTTCAGCGTTTCCATCTCTCAGTTGTatcacagtgttccctgtaagctgagcatttggcCAACCACtgaagagaaattcaaatgctgtccagctgattagcagagcatgcacAGCATCCATAGccagcagtatgtgtttctactggtggtgcacatgtgcatatgccttggtgcacataatactatttattcagcacatggatagaaaaaaatcaaagggaacATTGATCACGAATCTGgtaatatttggtgtttttccttGGGTGTGGCAGAGAAAACTTTGAAACGATGGATCCTAACAGCTCAAAAAGCTGAACACGAAGAGAatccaaaatgtatttttaagcTCATAAATGTTAAGCCAATGGTTGTTTTTGTTTGCGTATTTTTGGTGGCTTGAATCATGATTTTTGGATACTTGGGGTTGACAATCCTATATAGTGTCTCATTTAAATTAAGTGGAAcgttggggaagggaggatatCAACATCTCATTGGATCAGAGCCAATGTTCCTTctgatattttccatccatgtgcggaatgcattgtgttatgtgcaccagcagtagaaacaaaacctagatgTGAGCATTCTACTAATATGAGATTTATATACCACCCAGCTCCTGAGtgggctgcacaagcacacagcttacagggaacacttgtcGAAACCTAAACAATCATCGCACCCTTCTCTAATTGTTGGATTAGTGTCTCATTGCAATGTTTTTATTTGCACGTAAGCTTCTGTGCACCCGTGAAAGTTTTATTCCAAGTGCACTCTTGCATGTTCTTTTTTGTTTACCTCATGCTCTGATGCATCAGGATAGGTCAAAAATTCAACCTCATTAACATTCCTCATGGTTACTGTGGAAACAAAGTGATCACAGCTTGAAACCCTGCAATGCCAATCCTGGATCTATGGAGAGTGTATGTTGTTTTTAAACAGGAGACATAGACTTGATCGGCAGGCCTAGATTTCACTGGCAGCTAGTGCAAAGAAGGCTGTCCTTacccacttagggtacgtcttcACAGTgggactatttcaggatactggatgtatcccgaaatagctaccctgcgtctttaGAACatgcacattatttcaaaataacaggtgtgctattctgCCCAGTGTGctgggtatttttgttgaaaccatctggcaaccctattgccgGCCCTtcatttaaaatgtgctttacaACTATTTCACTGGTGTGTGATGGGGAATTATAAAACCGCTCTAAAATAAtcaccctccctttccccacccaggCTGCCCGTGCACAtgggctacgtccagactggcatgattttccacaaatgcttttaacggaaaagttttccgttaaaagcatttgcagaaaagaacgcctagattggcacggacgcttttccgcaaaagcactttttgtggaaaagcctccctgccaatctagacgcgcttttgcgcaaaaaaagccccgatcaccattttcgccatcggggcttttttgcagaaaacaaatctgagctgtctacactggcccttttgcgcaaatgatgtgcgcaagagggcttttgccccaacgggagcagcatagcatttccgcaagaagcaccgatttcagacagtaggaagtcagtgcttttgtggaaattcaagcggccagtgtagacagctggcaagttttcctgcaaaagcagctgatgttggaaaaactggccagtctaggccTGCCTAGGGCCCCAGCACGTCAATCCTTAGGCCAACCCCAAAGcgctggcagggggcagcagcagcagcgagcaGCCTGGGAGCCCGCACGTGAACCGCGATAGAGCCGCGTCTCCAAGGGGCGCCGCGCAGCCACGTGGAACACGCAGCCCGGCGGGGGCGGCTGCCGGCGCACTTGGATCCGCGGGGAGCTCCTCCCCCGCCGGCCTCTCCGGcagcggggcggggcgctgacgtcAATCGCGGCCGGGGCGGCACATGGCTGGGCGAGTGCTCTGAGCCGCGCCGCGCGTCCGGGCgcaggaggcagcggggggtgggagctgggcgcTGGTTTGCTGGGGGCAGGCGCAGACGAGCCCGGGGCGTCGCTTGCCAGAACCGAGCGAGCCCGCTGcaactgctccccctgctccggCTGGGCTGGCTGCAGATTTGGGGGGTTTTGTGTGTTTTGGTTGGAAGCGGGAGGGAAAAATGTCTCGCCCTCTCCCTCTGAACCCGCCGTTCCTACCTCCGACTTACGGGGTGCTGAAGTCCCTGCTGGAAAACCCGCTCAAGCTGCCGCTGACCCACGAAGACGGTGAGACGCAGAAAGTTGCTTTGCTAGCGGGGGTAACTCGTCCCTAGCCAGCGCCTGCATGGCAGGCTGGGTCTCCAGTGCCGAGTTGCCTTGCTGAAGCTGCCCCATAAATTGCCGCTTGAGAGTTCTGCATCGTTGGAAGAGCAGAGCCAAGTAGGAAAAGCAGAGGAACCTGCTTAGCGGTCAGCTGTGAACCTCTGCAGCTTCTTTTCCCAGGAGATTGTCACTTCTAGTTTTTGAGAGCAAGTCAGTAGAATATGAATGATCATGGCATGGCTACACATGATCAATGCGCTGTTGAAAAACAGCTCTCTCTTGAATCAGTGCAGAACAATTGATAGCTCAGCTAAGCGGTGGGCAATATACTGGAGATCTTCTGAAAATGAACACAGTTCCATCTGTACTTAAGACAGACTTATTAGGAAGAAGCAGACAGCACAGTGTTCCAAATGTCCTTCCAGAAATGAGTGTATGTTCTGGGTGACTGAAGTTGGAGCATCTTTTTCGTTTGGTGGGGATTTTGCTTCCTGACTTtgctcccctttaaaaaaaaaatatgtttaaaacTTATTTGGGTGAATGGTAACGAATAAGAATTTTAAAGCTGAAACGTTGCAATGTACAGTTCTGGGGAGGATAAGACAATGCAATCATAATTTTTATCAAGTGTGGCTTTATTACAAAagcatgtgttatttcaaaaacatACATCCTGCAATATCTACTGATCTTGTTCTTAAAGGGAATATATCTGGGGGAAACACTGTAATAATTTAGACTAGCAAATCAAGgggctacattttaaaaaaaaagtgacctCACGGTGTCTTGTTCACTTTATTAGGTGTTTAAGAGCATTTTCCAAATTAACGGTGAATAAAAGCACTTTGTTTTACCATTAATAGGCAGTTTAGGTTCTTAATTTTAGTGGCATTTTTTGTAATTTATTTGCCTGTTTTTTACATCTCTTGAGTATATTTATCCTAACATGTTTACAATAATGGTCAAAATATGCAGCAGAAAATGAAATAGctaaacattatttttaatgatGATAAAAATACTGTGATGTTTATCACTTCTTATGGGCCCAATTCTGCAACCTCAAAGCAAGCAAAACAACTTAAGTTCAATGGCTGAGCTGTTTAAAGTCTGCAGGGTTGGGCCCTTTTATTTAATAATGTTAAAGTATTTTGTttaataatgttaaaataaaagtGATCCTTTCCAATACAATAAAATATCTGGCAGCATCTTCTCCGTAACTTGCTTTGTCGATTAGCACGGACTCTCTCAAGAAATCTGTAAGCCTTTATCAAAGTGCACATTGAATGCTGCTGAATTGTCAATTAAAAATAGAACTGATGAAAATGTGCATACATACACAGTCATTTAAAAGTCAACCCTTTAATTCTGTGCCATGTGAAAGGAATCCAAGGACTTATATCTGTGGTGAGATAtttaaaaaagtggaaaaatattttcttgaaaaTAATAATTATGAACTACTCAACCCTTATAACTTTACTATGCTTTTTTTTATAAGCATTTGGTaaagaaaaagacaaagaaaagaagCTAGACGATGACAGCACCAGCGCCTCAGTCCCACAATCTGCTTTTTTGGGGCCAACGCTATGGGACAAGACGCTGCCATATGATGGAGATACTTTCCAGTTGGAATACATGGACCTGGAAGAATTCCTCTCAGAAAATGGAAttccgcccagcccggcccagcatgACCACAGTCCACACCAGCCAAATCTCCAGCAAGCTACCTCAGCAGCACCCTCTGTCATGGACCTCAGCAACAGGGCCTCTACATCAGTGCATCCAGGCATGGTGTCTCAAAACTGCATGCAGAGCCCAGTCAGACCAGGTAACTCACTTGCAAGATCTGCCCTAGAGGTTCTTAAATAACCACACAAACAAAGAAAGTAAATTATTTCTCACTACGTGATTGACACAGGCAGCATAGCGAAGTTTCCAACATGAAGCGCGTCTTTGGTAGGGTCAGTAGTAATAATAATTGATAATCTGGAAAAATGCTAACCAGCTCCGCAGGGATTTTTGCTTATATTGTGTCAATAACTTGTGGAAATTCCATGGAAAATTGCCTGTTGTCTTTTCCCTGCTGGTAACCTAGCTATTTATCAGGCTAAAAATACAAACAGAAGTAAAAATAGTAATGCACAGATGCCACAGTGTGAAATGaacagggaaaggaaaaaggagagagaccgcGAAAGAGAATTTATACAGTCAACAGGACCACTGAGACAGAAGAGAATTCAGGTCCCAGCTGGCATT is part of the Pelodiscus sinensis isolate JC-2024 chromosome 20, ASM4963464v1, whole genome shotgun sequence genome and harbors:
- the HLF gene encoding hepatic leukemia factor isoform X2; protein product: MSRPLPLNPPFLPPTYGVLKSLLENPLKLPLTHEDAFGKEKDKEKKLDDDSTSASVPQSAFLGPTLWDKTLPYDGDTFQLEYMDLEEFLSENGIPPSPAQHDHSPHQPNLQQATSAAPSVMDLSNRASTSVHPGMVSQNCMQSPVRPGQILPTNRNTPSPIDPETIQVPVGYEPDPADLALSSIPGQEMFDPRKRKFSEEELKPQPMIKKARKVFIPEDLKDDKYWARRRKNNMAAKRSRDARRLKENQIAIRASFLEKENSALRQEVADLRKELGKCKNVLAKYEARHGPM
- the HLF gene encoding hepatic leukemia factor isoform X1, which produces MSRPLPLNPPFLPPTYGVLKSLLENPLKLPLTHEDAFGKEKDKEKKLDDDSTSASVPQSAFLGPTLWDKTLPYDGDTFQLEYMDLEEFLSENGIPPSPAQHDHSPHQPNLQQATSAAPSVMDLSNRASTSVHPGMVSQNCMQSPVRPGQILPTNRNTPSPIDPETIQVPVGYEPDPADLALSSIPGQEMFDPRKRKFSEEELKPQPMIKKARKVFIPEDLKQDDKYWARRRKNNMAAKRSRDARRLKENQIAIRASFLEKENSALRQEVADLRKELGKCKNVLAKYEARHGPM